Proteins from a single region of Phycisphaeraceae bacterium D3-23:
- a CDS encoding mucoidy inhibitor MuiA family protein: MRRYPHRLPWAAVLAVLLLVTYSTAAQEAPRVESKVTEVTLYRDQAQITRTLEVPAGEGPIEIVVPGMPDQIITSSLFAEGGDAVDVRAVQTRQRVVEQEPREDIRELDEQLRVMDEEIETNTAMQALIQSQLDYLEKLEGFVAPTATTELSQGVLDAAQLRETTQFIFEQRTESTQALLALRSEARALQREKATLQGRRNLAAGRSQDIVRDAVLYLDRRQAGAATVRLTYLVRECGWAPSYNVRGNLADGTVRLEYNALIRQRTGEDWSGVTLTLSTASPMISASGPAMASFPVMLQQVAGGGRPGAGGPGGAGGRADIAYAEIQNRQRDAITRNNNAMNLSDNLDASWQGNSLAAQAQVLELSAGLAALEQQVAGPGGGGPVHALSISYTLDGPVTLESRSDQQMTRIMQAELEGDFYHVASPVLTSFVYREAEIANSSGRDLLAGPVSVYLDGLFVGRTEMVSVTRGQGFVLGFGADPQLHAKRQLVSRDEDAQGGNTLLAFEYRLSIENYGDQPADVRVMDRIPTFRDGDDVKVTIGAMSEDLSEDAAYLRLRRPDGILRWDTTVAANASGEDAHVVRYEFDLAFDRNFGLSTGDMDALRGEFEEQERNRRGR, translated from the coding sequence ATGCGACGCTACCCCCATCGTTTGCCGTGGGCAGCCGTCCTGGCTGTTCTTCTGCTCGTGACCTATTCGACCGCCGCGCAGGAAGCGCCCCGAGTCGAGAGCAAGGTCACCGAAGTCACGCTGTACCGTGACCAGGCGCAGATCACCCGGACACTGGAGGTCCCGGCCGGGGAGGGCCCGATCGAGATCGTCGTGCCGGGTATGCCCGACCAGATCATCACGAGCAGTCTGTTTGCCGAGGGCGGCGACGCGGTCGATGTCCGCGCGGTACAGACCCGTCAGCGGGTCGTCGAGCAGGAGCCGCGCGAGGACATCCGCGAACTTGACGAGCAGCTGCGTGTGATGGACGAGGAGATCGAGACCAACACCGCGATGCAAGCGTTGATCCAGTCGCAGCTCGACTACCTCGAGAAGCTCGAAGGGTTCGTCGCCCCGACCGCGACGACGGAGCTGTCGCAGGGCGTGCTGGACGCGGCCCAGCTGCGCGAGACCACGCAGTTCATCTTCGAACAACGGACCGAGTCAACGCAAGCCCTGCTCGCGCTGCGCTCGGAGGCGCGGGCGCTGCAGCGCGAGAAGGCGACCTTGCAGGGCCGACGCAACCTCGCGGCCGGCCGCTCGCAGGACATCGTGCGCGACGCGGTGCTGTACCTGGACCGCCGGCAGGCCGGGGCCGCGACCGTCCGGCTGACGTACCTCGTGCGTGAGTGCGGCTGGGCGCCGAGCTACAACGTCCGCGGCAATCTCGCCGACGGGACGGTCCGCCTCGAATACAACGCGCTGATCCGCCAGCGCACCGGCGAGGACTGGTCCGGCGTGACGCTGACGCTCTCGACGGCCTCCCCGATGATCAGCGCGTCGGGCCCGGCGATGGCGTCGTTCCCCGTGATGCTCCAACAGGTCGCGGGTGGCGGACGGCCCGGTGCAGGAGGCCCGGGGGGAGCCGGCGGCCGTGCCGATATCGCCTACGCCGAGATCCAGAACCGCCAGCGCGACGCGATCACCCGCAACAACAACGCGATGAACCTGAGTGACAACCTCGACGCGAGCTGGCAGGGCAACTCACTCGCCGCGCAGGCGCAGGTGCTCGAACTCAGCGCAGGGCTCGCCGCACTCGAGCAGCAGGTCGCGGGCCCCGGCGGCGGCGGGCCGGTCCACGCCCTCAGCATCAGCTACACGCTCGACGGCCCGGTAACACTCGAAAGCCGGAGCGACCAGCAGATGACGCGCATCATGCAGGCCGAGCTGGAAGGCGATTTCTACCACGTCGCCAGCCCGGTGCTCACATCGTTTGTCTACCGCGAGGCGGAGATCGCGAACAGCTCGGGGCGTGATCTCCTGGCCGGGCCCGTGAGCGTTTACCTCGACGGGCTTTTTGTTGGGCGGACCGAGATGGTTAGCGTGACGCGCGGGCAGGGTTTCGTGCTCGGCTTCGGTGCCGACCCGCAGCTCCACGCCAAGCGGCAACTCGTGTCGCGCGACGAGGATGCGCAGGGCGGGAACACGCTGCTCGCCTTCGAGTACCGCCTGTCGATCGAGAACTACGGCGACCAGCCCGCCGACGTTCGCGTCATGGACCGCATCCCGACCTTCCGCGACGGCGACGATGTCAAGGTCACGATCGGCGCGATGTCCGAAGACCTCAGCGAAGACGCCGCGTATCTCCGGCTGCGCCGGCCCGACGGCATCCTCCGCTGGGACACCACCGTCGCCGCGAACGCGTCGGGCGAAGACGCCCACGTCGTCCGCTACGAGTTCGACCTGGCCTTCGACCGAAACTTCGGCCTGTCCACGGGCGACATGGACGCGCTGCGTGGCGAGTTCGAGGAGCAGGAGCGTAACCGCCGGGGCCGTTAG
- a CDS encoding SRPBCC family protein: MKVVKWLAIVVVVLVVAFVVVGLFLPNKIHVERSLAIDAPPEVVFKYLNDLEEWEHWEPFSKGDPSIVTTIGEPSAGVGATQSWVGDSGTGSLTFTMADPDKGIAYDLQFDDFEPSTSEMTYEVVDGKTVLTWTMDGSVGVPVIGGYFAMIIEGMVGPEYEKGLGFLRDVAEADTAGESTDEPDATDESGEPDDSGV, encoded by the coding sequence ATGAAAGTCGTCAAGTGGCTCGCGATAGTTGTTGTGGTATTGGTCGTTGCATTCGTGGTGGTCGGCCTCTTCCTGCCCAATAAGATCCACGTTGAACGCAGCTTGGCAATCGATGCTCCCCCGGAAGTCGTGTTCAAGTACCTCAACGACTTAGAGGAATGGGAGCATTGGGAGCCGTTCTCGAAGGGTGACCCGTCGATCGTCACGACAATCGGCGAACCCAGCGCGGGCGTGGGCGCGACACAGTCGTGGGTCGGCGATAGCGGGACGGGCTCGCTTACGTTCACGATGGCCGACCCCGACAAGGGGATCGCATACGACCTGCAGTTCGATGACTTCGAGCCCTCGACTTCGGAGATGACGTATGAGGTCGTCGATGGGAAGACCGTGCTGACTTGGACGATGGATGGCAGCGTGGGTGTGCCGGTGATCGGCGGCTACTTCGCCATGATTATCGAAGGGATGGTTGGCCCCGAGTATGAGAAGGGGCTGGGATTCCTCCGCGACGTCGCTGAGGCGGATACGGCTGGCGAATCGACGGATGAGCCCGATGCGACTGACGAATCGGGGGAACCCGATGACTCTGGCGTGTAA
- a CDS encoding 1-acyl-sn-glycerol-3-phosphate acyltransferase: MLDFSDQPYQWFPPKSSRLARWALCWHNRLMYLPRGLRIVEVNAAGHGELINRRRAGDRLVLMPNHPTHADAAILLEATRQARLSTQIMAAYDVFLRSKKDAWVMQKLGAFSVDREGSDPRAMKQALGVIERGRHALVVFPEGNVYLENDRVTPFNEGAAFLALRAARQLHAHGKRTLVVPVSIKVTHTTDIRPAVAARLQEAGAMVDVEVAADDTPGSALKRIGIAALHRNLKQRGLDAPETDDLAALIAHGAGAVLDKLEHKLEVKPRPKDSITDRIRKARRVIHEVRTDTARVADHAAAATWADAAMLALRFASYSGSYVAEKPTVDRVAETVEKLHEDLTREMLPATSDRAATVRFGAPIDLTPYVAEGKPGRKAVGEVTTLAEQAVQQGLDEINADNPHPGGSAWDGPIGG, encoded by the coding sequence ATGCTCGACTTCTCCGACCAGCCCTATCAGTGGTTCCCGCCCAAGTCCAGCCGGCTGGCGCGGTGGGCGCTGTGCTGGCACAATCGGCTGATGTATCTGCCGCGCGGGCTGCGGATCGTCGAAGTCAACGCCGCCGGGCACGGGGAGCTCATCAACCGCCGCCGCGCGGGCGATCGGCTGGTGCTCATGCCCAACCACCCGACCCACGCCGACGCCGCGATCCTCCTCGAAGCGACCCGGCAGGCGCGACTCTCGACACAGATTATGGCCGCCTACGACGTCTTCCTCCGCAGCAAGAAAGACGCATGGGTGATGCAGAAGCTCGGTGCCTTCTCCGTCGATCGCGAGGGCAGCGACCCCCGCGCGATGAAGCAGGCGCTCGGCGTCATCGAGCGCGGCCGACACGCATTGGTCGTCTTCCCCGAGGGAAACGTCTACCTCGAAAACGACCGCGTCACCCCCTTCAACGAGGGCGCGGCCTTCCTCGCGCTGCGCGCCGCCCGGCAGCTCCACGCCCACGGTAAACGCACGCTCGTGGTCCCCGTCTCGATCAAGGTGACCCACACGACCGACATCCGCCCCGCCGTGGCGGCACGCCTGCAAGAAGCGGGCGCGATGGTCGATGTCGAAGTCGCCGCCGACGACACGCCGGGCAGCGCGCTCAAACGCATCGGCATCGCCGCGCTGCACCGCAACCTCAAGCAGCGCGGGCTCGATGCGCCCGAGACCGACGACCTGGCCGCGCTGATCGCGCACGGCGCAGGCGCGGTGCTCGACAAGCTCGAACACAAGCTGGAGGTCAAGCCCCGGCCTAAGGACTCGATCACCGACCGCATCCGCAAGGCCCGCCGGGTGATCCACGAGGTACGCACCGACACGGCGCGCGTCGCCGACCACGCCGCCGCGGCGACCTGGGCGGACGCGGCGATGCTCGCGCTGCGCTTCGCGAGCTACTCGGGGTCGTACGTGGCCGAGAAGCCCACGGTCGACCGCGTCGCCGAGACAGTCGAAAAGCTGCACGAAGACCTCACGCGCGAGATGCTGCCCGCCACGAGCGACCGTGCCGCGACGGTCCGCTTCGGCGCCCCGATCGACCTGACGCCCTACGTCGCGGAGGGCAAGCCGGGCCGCAAAGCCGTGGGCGAAGTTACGACGCTCGCCGAGCAGGCAGTGCAGCAGGGACTCGACGAAATCAACGCCGACAACCCCCACCCCGGCGGGTCGGCGTGGGACGGGCCGATCGGCGGGTAG
- the ilvC gene encoding ketol-acid reductoisomerase yields MAIETLYDKDGSLQPLSSKTVAVLGYGSQGHAHAQNLRDSGVNVIVANRAESANGKLAAEHGFTPMSVADAVKEADAVVIALPDEAQPTVYAESIAPNLTDGMTLVFTHGFNIHFKTIEPPKGINVIMVAPKGPGHTVRSEFERGGGVPCLMAIEQDATGDASDLALAYAIGVGGGKGGTLKTTFAEECVTDLFGEQVVLCGGLSELIKHGFDTLVEAGYPPELAYFETCHEVKLIVDLIVKGGLKYMRYSISNTAEFGDYYTGPKIIDADTKERMKTALKHIQDGGFAKAFRDDYADGFKWFKQQRARNAEHGVETVGKELRAMMPWLNPIEM; encoded by the coding sequence ATGGCGATCGAAACGCTCTACGACAAAGACGGCTCCCTGCAACCCCTGTCCAGCAAGACCGTCGCCGTCCTCGGCTACGGCAGCCAGGGCCACGCCCACGCCCAGAACCTGCGCGACTCGGGCGTCAACGTCATCGTCGCCAACCGCGCCGAATCTGCCAACGGCAAGCTCGCCGCCGAGCACGGCTTCACGCCCATGTCCGTCGCCGACGCGGTCAAAGAAGCCGACGCCGTCGTCATCGCGCTCCCCGACGAGGCCCAGCCCACCGTTTACGCCGAGTCGATCGCCCCCAACCTGACCGACGGCATGACGCTCGTCTTCACCCACGGCTTCAACATCCACTTCAAGACCATTGAGCCCCCCAAAGGCATCAACGTCATCATGGTCGCGCCCAAGGGCCCGGGCCACACCGTCCGAAGCGAGTTCGAGCGCGGCGGCGGCGTGCCCTGCCTCATGGCCATCGAGCAGGACGCGACCGGCGACGCCAGTGACCTCGCATTGGCCTACGCGATCGGCGTGGGCGGCGGCAAGGGCGGCACGCTCAAGACGACCTTTGCCGAGGAGTGCGTCACCGACCTCTTCGGCGAGCAGGTCGTGCTCTGCGGCGGGCTCAGCGAACTCATCAAGCACGGCTTCGACACGCTCGTCGAGGCGGGCTACCCGCCGGAGCTGGCGTACTTCGAGACCTGCCACGAGGTCAAGCTCATCGTCGATCTGATCGTCAAGGGCGGGCTCAAGTACATGCGCTACAGCATCTCCAACACCGCGGAGTTCGGCGACTACTACACCGGGCCCAAGATCATCGACGCCGACACCAAGGAGCGCATGAAGACCGCCCTGAAACACATCCAGGACGGCGGCTTCGCCAAGGCCTTCCGCGACGACTACGCGGACGGGTTCAAGTGGTTCAAGCAGCAGCGCGCACGAAACGCCGAGCACGGCGTCGAGACGGTCGGCAAAGAGCTGCGGGCGATGATGCCGTGGCTGAACCCCATCGAGATGTAG